The Vitis riparia cultivar Riparia Gloire de Montpellier isolate 1030 chromosome 3, EGFV_Vit.rip_1.0, whole genome shotgun sequence genome includes a region encoding these proteins:
- the LOC117911548 gene encoding protein SHORT INTERNODES isoform X2, whose translation MMLMMRQGGSRSLSCQDCGNQAKKDCLHMRCRTCCKGRGFQCQTHVKSTWVPVYRRRQRQQHLPATTVPQQLLQGHNPRPASSGSEARNFPAEVSSPAMFRRVRVNSIDNAVDQYAYQTAVIIGGHVFKGILYDEGPEIQFIGGGESLFPQLQQPTIVASTFTAAMELLHPSSSYPINSTSTTTAPVPAAAAFV comes from the exons ATGATGCTGATGATGAGGCAAGGAGGATCACGAAGCTTGAGCTGCCAAGACTGTGGAAACCAAGCAAAGAAGGACTGTCTTCACATGAGATGCAGAACCTGCTGTAAAGGCCGAGGGTTTCAGTGCCAGACCCATGTCAAGAGCACTTGGGTTCCTGTATATAGAAGGCGCCAGAGGCAACAACACCTTCCCGCTACTACTGTTCCTCAACAGCTCCTCCAAGGACACAACCCTAGACCTGCATCATCAG GGTCGGAGGCGAGGAATTTTCCGGCTGAAGTGAGTTCTCCGGCGATGTTTCGCCGTGTTAGGGTGAACTCCATCGACAATGCAGTTGATCAGTATGCATATCAGACGGCTGTGATCATCGGAGGCCATGTTTTCAAGGGTATTCTCTATGATGAAGGCCCTGAAATTCAGTTCATCGGTGGCGGTGAGAGCTTATTTCCTCAACTGCAGCAGCCAACCATAGTTGCTAGTACCTTCACTGCTGCCATGGAACTTCTCCATCCTTCTTCTTCATACCCAATTAACAGCACTAGTACTACTACTGCTCCTGTGCCTG CTGCTGCTGCCTTTGTTTGA
- the LOC117911548 gene encoding protein SHORT INTERNODES isoform X1, whose protein sequence is MMLMMRQGGSRSLSCQDCGNQAKKDCLHMRCRTCCKGRGFQCQTHVKSTWVPVYRRRQRQQHLPATTVPQQLLQGHNPRPASSGSEARNFPAEVSSPAMFRRVRVNSIDNAVDQYAYQTAVIIGGHVFKGILYDEGPEIQFIGGGESLFPQLQQPTIVASTFTAAMELLHPSSSYPINSTSTTTAPVPGTHVIPHRRS, encoded by the exons ATGATGCTGATGATGAGGCAAGGAGGATCACGAAGCTTGAGCTGCCAAGACTGTGGAAACCAAGCAAAGAAGGACTGTCTTCACATGAGATGCAGAACCTGCTGTAAAGGCCGAGGGTTTCAGTGCCAGACCCATGTCAAGAGCACTTGGGTTCCTGTATATAGAAGGCGCCAGAGGCAACAACACCTTCCCGCTACTACTGTTCCTCAACAGCTCCTCCAAGGACACAACCCTAGACCTGCATCATCAG GGTCGGAGGCGAGGAATTTTCCGGCTGAAGTGAGTTCTCCGGCGATGTTTCGCCGTGTTAGGGTGAACTCCATCGACAATGCAGTTGATCAGTATGCATATCAGACGGCTGTGATCATCGGAGGCCATGTTTTCAAGGGTATTCTCTATGATGAAGGCCCTGAAATTCAGTTCATCGGTGGCGGTGAGAGCTTATTTCCTCAACTGCAGCAGCCAACCATAGTTGCTAGTACCTTCACTGCTGCCATGGAACTTCTCCATCCTTCTTCTTCATACCCAATTAACAGCACTAGTACTACTACTGCTCCTGTGCCTGGTACGCACGTTATCCCACATCGAAGATCTTGA
- the LOC117911855 gene encoding uncharacterized protein LOC117911855 — MATHFAISLSPVPAYSSSSSLHFRSSLLPRWTIGMEKLKAFSSSALMGYNKRRTLICAVNQDAEKLFQKTVEVDRLIDMLREANANELQKLVVENVLAFNESFWIRLAARTDTCKSEDDKKDYEELALSVMSIVDRLVHKTKQKIESATDVLKEILRPVVDEEEEISWPPRDPEALSLMEKEIIQREQEGQLDEGFLAEVSAQLRQAKEDRDKPGLEAMLQKVLQLYASRVLSKRSYAKKGDEILKAEYFLETVIKAPEEEWNKLLINGMTVGNGDVSPEVFYAVIKKRIERTLIRTEGGSYQQRILTEYLKGIQSRAEEIVQVLQS; from the exons ATGGCCACACACTTCGCCATTTCGCTTTCTCCGGTTCCCGCGTACAGTTCTTCCAGTTCTCTCCATTTTcgg AGTTCATTGCTTCCAAGATGGACCATTGGGATGGAAAAGCTCAAGGCATTTTCTTCATCTGCTTTAATGGGATATAATAAGAG GAGAACTTTGATATGTGCAGTCAATCAAGATGCGGAAAAATTGTTCCAAAAGACTGTTGAAGTGGATAGACTGATAGATATGCTGCGAGAAGCAAATGCAAATGAA CTTCAGAAGCTTGTGGTTGAAAATGTTCTTGCtttcaatgagagcttttggatACGACTTGCAGCGAGAACTGATACCTGCAAATCTGAGGATGATAAA AAAGATTATGAGGAATTGGCTTTATCTGTAATGAGCATAGTGGATCGCCTTGTCCATAAGACCAAG CAAAAAATAGAGTCAGCTACTGATGTTTTGAAGGAAATTTTAAGGCCTGTAGttgatgaagaggaagagatTTCATGGCCTCCTAGGGATCCTGAAGCTCTCAGTCTAATGGAGAAA gaAATAATCCAAAGGGAGCAAGAAGGGCAGCTTGACGAAGGTTTCCTTGCAGAAGTTAGTGCACAACTACGGCAA GCAAAAGAAGATAGAGATAAGCCAGGGCTTGAGGCTATGCTGCAAAAGGTTTTGCAACTTTATGCTTCTAGAGTCCTCTCTAAACGTAGTTATGCAAAGAaag GGGATGAGATTTTAAAGGCTGAGTACTTTCTTGAGACCGTAATAAAAG CTCCTGAGGAAGAATGGAATAAGTTGTTGATAAATGGTATGACAGTTGGTAACGGGGATGTTTCACCAGAGGTATTTTATGCTGTCATTAAGAAACGAATTGAACGGACTTTGATACGAACG GAAGGAGGTTCTTACCAGCAGCGCATTCTTACTGAGTATCTGAAAGGTATCCAATCAAGAGCGGAGGAAATTGTCCAGGTTCTTCAGAGTTGA